A single Argentina anserina chromosome 7, drPotAnse1.1, whole genome shotgun sequence DNA region contains:
- the LOC126802810 gene encoding auxin-responsive protein SAUR32-like yields the protein MGTNFHIHLPHLHHHNNHKNKQVNGRDVPKGCLAIKVGLGEEQQRFVVPVLYFNHPLFIQLLKEAEEEYGFDQKGTITIPCHVQEFRYVQGMIDRERSVHGHHNHHHVGGCFRV from the coding sequence atgggTACGAATTTCCATATACACCTCCCTCACCTTcatcatcacaacaaccaCAAGAACAAGCAGGTGAATGGCCGAGACGTTCCGAAGGGGTGTCTGGCGATCAAGGTAGGCCTGGGAGAAGAGCAGCAGAGGTTCGTGGTACCTGTGCTTTACTTCAACCACCCGCTCTTCATTCAGCTCTTGAAGGAAGCCGAGGAGGAGTACGGGTTTGATCAGAAGGGCACCATCACCATCCCTTGCCATGTGCAGGAATTCCGGTACGTTCAGGGCATGATTGATAGGGAGCGGTCAGTTCACGGCCACCACAATCACCACCACGTAGGAGGGTGCTTTAGGGTTTGA